In Cherax quadricarinatus isolate ZL_2023a chromosome 36, ASM3850222v1, whole genome shotgun sequence, one DNA window encodes the following:
- the LOC128691398 gene encoding alpha-(1,3)-fucosyltransferase C, producing the protein MYPKFVSRCYIFLLVFSVYLISFINYPWLYTTIPRTTPLEAPDKTDVARKLTEGRKTILFWNLWFGSPWNESFGPTDAEGLKLEGCPNWKCDFTYDRSYSNIADAIMFPAGLFNMKDIPKGPRPHFQRWVWLEVEAPTEPGGLKTAKTLRNHKMSHLVNWTMTYHSESDIVAFYGHFLSLGATVRPLRPNLMSDHSEAMRRYMAAMERGDTLETVMGPSWRSFVKRPKVVAWMSSHCPTNSKREEYIAELSKYITVDKYGSCGDIPCFRREPRSGLCWKTVLSGNYSFFMSMENNLCVDYITEKLYNPLENNIVPVVWGGSDYDQFLPPHSYINARHYHPQELARLLTRLHEDPVAYGRYHMWRGYLQVLNRRSLCELCSRLHTDTTYSHHKDISNWRMSSGQCQLAPSNMFNSNHGKNSWRTVISTKYDNHFNASVVP; encoded by the exons ATGTATCCCAAGTTTGTCTCTCGTTGCTATATATTTTTGCTTGTGTTTAGCGTGTATCTGATTTCTTTTATAAATTATCCCTGGTTATATACGACAATTCCACGTACAACGCCCCTTGAAGCTCCTGATAAGACCGATGTCGCAAGAAAACTTACTGAAGGCCGGAAAACGATACTCTTCTGGAATTTATGGTTTGGGAGCCCCTGGAATGAAAG CTTTGGACCAACTGACGCTGAAGGGTTGAAGCTGGAAGGTTGCCCGAATTGGAAGTGCGACTTCACTTACGACCGTAGCTATTCCAACATCGCCGACGCTATTATGTTCCCTGCCGGATT GTTCAACATGAAAGATATTCCCAAAGGGCCTAGACCACACTTCCAGCGTTGGGTGTGGTTGGAAGTCGAGGCTCCAACAGAACCTGGTGGATTGAAGACCGCCAAGACTCTCAGGAACCACAAGATGAGCCACCTCGTTAATTGGACCATGACCTATCACTCGGAATCAGACATCGTCGCCTTCTATGGCCACTTTCTCTCACTTGGAGCCACCGTCAG GCCACTTCGACCCAACCTCATGTCCGACCACAGCGAGGCTATGAGGCGGTACATGGCGGCGATGGAGCGAGGTGACACTCTGGAGACGGTGATGGGTCCGTCCTGGAGAAGCTTCGTCAAGCGTCCCAAGGTGGTGGCGTGGATGTCCAGCCACTGTCCCACCAACTCCAAAAGAGAGGAGTACATTGCTGAGCTTTCCAAATACATCACAGTAGACAA GTATGGGAGTTGTGGAGATATTCCATGCTTTCGCAGAGAACCGCGAAGCGGTTTATGTTGGAAGACCGTGTTAAGTGGCAACTACTCATTTTTCATGTCTATGGAGAACAACTTATGTGTAGACTATATCACCGAGAAACTCTACAACCCGCTGGAAAACAACATCGTCCCTGTCGTCTGGGGAG GTAGTGACTATGATCAGTTCCttcctccacactcttacatcAATGCTCGGCACTATCACCCGCAGGAACTGGCCCGCCTCCTAACGCGGCTACACGAAGACCCCGTCGCCTATGGCAG GTACCACATGTGGCGCGGCTACCTGCAGGTGTTGAACCGACGAAGCTTGTGTGAGCTGTGTTCCCGCCTGCACACCGACACAACTTACAGCCACCACAAAGACATATCTAACTGGAGGATGAGTAGCGGCCAGTGCCAGTTGGCTCCCAGCAACATGTTCAACAGCAATCATGGCAAGAACTCCTGGAGGACAGTCATCTCTACGAAATACGACAATCATTTCAATGCTAGTGTTGTCCCGTGA